One window of the Triticum dicoccoides isolate Atlit2015 ecotype Zavitan chromosome 3B, WEW_v2.0, whole genome shotgun sequence genome contains the following:
- the LOC119276658 gene encoding ABC transporter B family member 4-like — translation MDAAAAAAAKGRDGEEKEGGHGKRVSFTGMFRYADRTDQLLMLVGTLAALANGVSQPLMTVIFGDMIDAFGGATSDNVLHRVNKAVLSFVYLGIGTAVVSFLQVACWTITGERQATRIRSLYLKSVLRQDISFFDVEMTTGQIVSRMSGDTVLVQDAIGEKVGKFLQLVATFIGGFVVAFVKGWLLSLVMLACIPPVVIAGGAVAKVLSTISSKGQESYSDAANVVEQTIGSIKTVASFNGEKQAIGEYNKLINKAYKTTVKEGLANGFGMGSVFFIFFSSYGLAIWYGGKLILTKGYTGGEVISILFAIMTGAMSLGNATPCMTAFAEGQSAAHRLFTTIKRKPEIDPDDKTGKQLEDIKGDVELRDVYFSYPARPEQLIFDGFSLHVSSGTTMAIVGESGSGKSTVISLVERFYDPQAGEVLIDGINIKSLQLDSVRGKIGLVSQEPLLFMTSIKYNITYGKEGATIEEIKRAAELANAANFIDKLPNGYDTMVGQRGAQLSGGQKQRIAIARAIIKNPKILLLDEATSALDVESERIVQEALNRIMVDRTTLVVAHRLTTVRNADCISVVQQGKIVEQGPHDELVVNPDGAYSQLIRLQENNEEEQKVDHRRLDPRSKSTSLSLKRSISRGSAGNSSRNSFNLSFGLPGAVELPEGNDTHGENHTEQDGEVPKKAPMGRLALLNKPEVLIILLGSLAAAVHGVLFPMFGVMISSAIKTFYEPPDKLRKDSSFWGLMCVVLGIISIISIPAELFLFGIAGGKLIERIRAMSFRSIVHQEVAWFDDPKNSSGALGARLSVDALNVRRLVGDNLALTVQIISTLITGFVIAMIADWKLSLIILCVIPLVGLQGYAQVKFLKGFSQDAKMMYEDASQVATDAISSIRTVASFCSEKRITRIYDDKCEASMSQGVRTGIVGGIGFGFSFLMLYLTYGLCFYVGAQFVRHGQSSFGDVFKVFFALVLATIGVSQTSAMATDSTKAKDSAISIFALLDRKSEIDSSRNEGLTLDEVKGNIDFQHVSFKYPTRPDIQIFSDFTLHIPSGKTVALVGESGSGKSTVIGLLERFYNPDSGTISLDGVEIKSLNINWLRDQTGLVSQEPVLFNDTIRANIAYGKDGEVTEEELIAAAKASNAHEFISSLPQGYDTTVGERGIQLSGGQKQRVAIARAILKDPKILLLDEATSALDAESERIVQDALDNVMVGRTTVVVAHRLSTIKGADIIAVLKDGAIVEKGRHEVLMNIKDGVYASLVELRSASS, via the exons ATGGACGCAGCCGCGGCGGCCGCCGCGAAAGGGAGGGACGGCGAGGAGAAGGAGGGCGGGCACGGGAAGAGGGTGTCCTTCACGGGGATGTTCCGGTACGCCGACCGCACGGACCAGCTGCTGATGCTGGTCGGCACGCTGGCCGCGCTGGCCAACGGCGTCTCGCAGCCGCTCATGACGGTCATCTTCGGCGACATGATCGACGCCTTCGGCGGCGCCACCAGCGACAACGTCCTCCACCGCGTCAACAAG GCGGTTCTGAGCTTTGTCTACTTGGGTATCGGAACAGCAGTTGTCTCCTTTCTCC AGGTGGCATGCTGGACAATTACTGGAGAAAGGCAGGCCACACGCATTCGATCTCTATACCTCAAATCTGTCTTGAGACAGGATATATCATTCTTTGACGTAGAAATGACAACTGGGCAGATAGTTTCAAGAATGTCTGGTGATACTGTGCTAGTTCAGGATGCTATTGGTGAGAAG GTTGGCAAGTTCTTACAACTTGTGGCTACTTTCATAGGCGGTTTTGTGGTAGCTTTTGTGAAAGGATGGCTTCTATCTCTTGTCATGTTGGCATGCATACCTCCAGTTGTAATTGCAGGAGGAGCAGTGGCAAAAGTGTTATCTACAATCTCTAGCAAAGGTCAAGAATCATACAGTGATGCAGCAAATGTTGTTGAACAGACAATTGGATCCATAAAAACA GTTGCCTCTTTCAATGGGGAGAAACAGGCCATCGGAGAGTATAATAAACTCATAAACAAAGCATACAAGACAACTGTCAAGGAAGGACTTGCCAATGGTTTTGGCATGGGTTCTGTTTTCTTCATATTCTTCTCTAGCTATGGCTTAGCCATATGGTACGGTGGAAAGTTGATACTTACCAAAGGATACACAGGAGGAGAAGTCATCAGTATCTTGTTTGCTATCATGACTGGAGCAAT GTCTTTAGGTAATGCAACCCCTTGTATGACAGCCTTTGCAGAGGGACAATCTGCAGCACACAGATTGTTCACAACAATCAAGAGGAAACCAGAGATTGATCCTGATGACAAGACTGGTAAGCAGTTAGAAGATATCAAGGGTGATGTTGAGCTGAGAGATGTGTATTTCAGCTACCCAGCAAGGCCTGAGCAACTGATATTTGATGGATTCTCCTTGCATGTGTCTAGTGGCACTACAATGGCTATAGTTGGGGAGAGTGGAAGTGGCAAGTCAACTGTGATTAGTCTTGTAGAGAGATTCTATGATCCGCAGGCTGGTGAAGTTTTGATTGACGGGATCAATATCAAGAGTTTACAGCTTGATTCCGTAAGAGGGAAAATTGGTCTTGTTAGCCAAGAGCCCTTGCTCTTTATGACCTCAATTAAATATAACATTACATATGGCAAAGAAGGCGCAACAATTGAGGAGATCAAGAGAGCCGCTGAGCTCGCCAATGCAGCAAATTTCATTGATAAGTTGCCCAAT GGTTATGATACAATGGTTGGCCAACGCGGTGCTCAGCTTTCAGGGGGGCAAAAGCAAAGGATCGCAATTGCAAGAGCAATCATTAAAAACCCCAAAATACTTTTGTTAGATGAGGCTACTAGTGCATTGGATGTGGAGTCGGAGAGGATAGTTCAGGAGGCACTGAATAGGATCATGGTGGACAGAACGACGCTTGTGGTTGCTCATCGTCTAACTACTGTCAGGAATGCTGATTGCATATCAGTTGTTCAACAAGGAAAGATAGTTGAACAAG GTCCCCACGATGAATTGGTAGTAAACCCAGATGGTGCATACTCTCAACTAATTAGGCTTCAAGAAAACAATGAAGAAGAGCAGAAAGTAGACCATAGAAGATTGGATCCAAGGTCTAAAAGTACAAGCTTGTCATTGAAGCGATCGATTAGCAGAGGTTCTGCAGGGAATAGTAGTAGGAATTCTTTCAACCTCTCCTTTGGGCTTCCTGGCGCAGTTGAATTGCCTGAAGGAAATGATACACATGGGGAGAATCATACAGAGCAGGATGGTGAGGTTCCAAAGAAAGCTCCTATGGGACGGCTGGCACTTCTTAATAAACCAGAGGTACTTATTATTCTGTTAGGATCCCTAGCTGCAGCAGTTCACGGAGTGCTTTTCCCAATGTTCGGCGTGATGATTTCCAGTGCCATTAAAACTTTCTATGAGCCACCAGATAAACTCAGAAAGGATTCTAGCTTTTGGGGTTTGATGTGTGTGGTGCTGGGTATCATTTCAATAATCTCAATACCCGCAGAGCTCTTCTTGTTTGGAATAGCCGGAGGGAAGCTTATAGAGCGTATCCGTGCTATGTCATTCCGAAGCATTGTACACCAAGAAGTCGCTTGGTTTGATGATCCTAAAAATTCCAG CGGAGCACTTGGTGCAAGACTGTCAGTTGATGCTTTGAATGTACGGCGTTTAGTGGGAGATAACTTGGCCTTAACGGTTCAGATCATCTCTACACTTATCACAGGGTTTGTCATTGCTATGATAGCTGACTGGAAGCTCTCTTTGATCATCCTCTGCGTGATTCCATTAGTGGGTCTTCAAGGTTATGCCCAAGTGAAGTTCTTGAAGGGTTTCAGTCAAGATGCCAAG ATGATGTATGAAGACGCAAGTCAAGTGGCCACTGATGCAATTAGTAGTATTAGGACCGTGGCTTCATTTTGTTCTGAGAAAAGAATTACAAGAATATATGATGATAAATGTGAAGCCTCAATGAGTCAAGGAGTCAGAACAGGAATAGTTGGAGGCATCGGATTTGGTTTCTCATTCTTGATGCTGTACCTTACGTATGGTCTTTGTTTCTATGTTGGAGCACAATTTGTGCGTCATGGCCAATCAAGTTTCGGTGACGTTTTCAAG GTTTTCTTTGCACTGGTTTTAGCAACTATTGGAGTATCTCAAACAAGTGCAATGGCCACCGATTCAACAAAAGCAAAAGATTCAGCTATTTCCATATTTGCTTTATTGGACCGAAAGTCTGAAATAGACTCAAGCCGCAATGAGGGTTTGACATTAGATGAGGTCAAGGGCAACATCGATTTCCAGCATGTCAGCTTCAAGTACCCAACCCGCCCAGATATTCAGATCTTCAGTGACTTTACCCTGCACATTCCCTCTGGCAAG ACTGTTGCCCTTGTTGGAGAGAGTGGTAGCGGCAAGTCAACGGTAATTGGACTGTTGGAGCGATTCTACAATCCTGATTCAGGCACCATCTCATTGGATGGAGTGGAAATCAAGAGCTTAAACATCAATTGGTTGAGGGACCAAACGGGACTTGTGAGCCAAGAGCCTGTACTCTTCAATGATACAATCCGTGCCAACATAGCCTATGGTAAGGATGGGGAAGTTACTGAGGAGGAGCTCATTGCAGCTGCAAAGGCATCCAATGCGCATGAGTTCATATCAAGCCTTCCCCAAGGATATGACACCACAGTTGGGGAGAGGGGGATACAGCTGTCGGGTGGCCAGAAGCAGCGGGTGGCAATTGCAAGGGCCATACTGAAGGACCCTAAGATACTACTACTTGATGAGGCGACTAGTGCCTTGGATGCTGAGTCTGAGCGAATTGTGCAGGATGCATTAGACAATGTGATGGTTGGCAGGACCACGGTTGTTGTGGCTCACCGCCTCTCGACGATCAAAGGTGCTGATATCATTGCAGTTCTCAAGGATGGTGCAATAGTTGAGAAAGGAAGACACGAGGTGCTGATGAACATAAAAGATGGGGTGTACGCTTCACTAGTAGAACTCCGTTCAGCGTCATCATGA